Proteins encoded within one genomic window of Halogeometricum sp. S1BR25-6:
- a CDS encoding ThuA domain-containing protein, producing MSIRVTVWNENVHEREEPDVADRYPNGIHGAVAEHLDAEGYDAGTATLGDPEHGLDEETLADTDVLVWWSHCANDEVRDDVADRVVDRVHEGMGFVPLHSGKNSKPFTRLMGTTCNIKYRHGGERERVWVVDPGHPIADGLDEQFVIPETETYGEPYDIPEPDRTVLVSWFEGGEVFRSGVCYRRGRGRIFAFRPGHEEYPIFHQAEVKRVIANAVEWAAPNEGASARWGETDPLEAVDE from the coding sequence ATGTCGATTCGAGTCACCGTCTGGAACGAGAACGTTCACGAGCGGGAGGAACCCGACGTGGCCGACCGGTACCCGAACGGAATCCACGGCGCCGTCGCCGAACACCTCGACGCGGAGGGGTACGACGCGGGGACGGCGACGCTCGGCGACCCCGAACACGGATTGGACGAAGAGACCCTCGCCGACACCGACGTGCTTGTCTGGTGGTCCCACTGCGCCAACGACGAAGTGCGCGACGACGTCGCGGACCGCGTCGTGGACCGCGTCCACGAGGGGATGGGGTTCGTCCCCCTCCACTCGGGGAAGAACTCCAAGCCGTTCACGCGACTGATGGGGACGACCTGCAACATCAAGTACCGCCACGGCGGCGAACGCGAACGCGTGTGGGTCGTCGACCCCGGTCATCCTATCGCGGACGGCCTGGACGAGCAGTTCGTCATCCCGGAGACGGAGACGTACGGCGAACCGTACGACATTCCGGAACCCGACCGGACCGTCCTCGTCTCGTGGTTCGAGGGGGGCGAGGTGTTCCGTTCGGGGGTCTGCTACCGTCGCGGACGCGGCCGCATCTTCGCGTTCCGACCGGGGCACGAGGAGTACCCCATCTTCCACCAGGCGGAGGTCAAGCGGGTGATAGCCAACGCCGTCGAGTGGGCCGCCCCGAATGAAGGCGCCTCGGCCCGATGGGGGGAGACCGACCCCCTCGAAGCGGTCGACGAGTGA
- a CDS encoding Gfo/Idh/MocA family protein, whose amino-acid sequence MERQTDPFPLAVGLVGLGSLGRRLGRQFVELPRSELVAVSDVDPDGLEDAGEELDVPETARYESYEEMLDAEPLDAVAVATPNGLHYEQTSAALDRDLHVLCEKPLATDVEDAYEITERAESSDRVVMVGYQRHFNPAYREAREEWALGKRTPRFVTGEITHDWRSYYEEMSDWRMDPDLSGGGHLLNVGTHVIDAILWTTDLTPTHVNAYVDFHDDEEVFDRQSSIIVETAEDTVVNVSDTGVVARTREHVHVWDEEGAVYLEGHEWDDRTGYVIDGDGTEHHPYRGYDRRLSKGTAFLDAIETGEEPPATARDGLKAVLVTMAAYESGRRNERVALSDLYPFADDVFE is encoded by the coding sequence ATGGAACGACAGACCGACCCGTTCCCCCTCGCCGTCGGACTCGTCGGACTCGGGAGCCTCGGCCGCCGACTCGGTCGCCAGTTCGTCGAACTCCCGCGCTCGGAACTCGTCGCCGTCTCGGACGTCGACCCGGACGGACTCGAAGACGCCGGAGAGGAACTGGACGTGCCCGAGACCGCCAGATACGAGTCCTACGAGGAGATGCTCGACGCGGAACCGCTGGACGCCGTGGCCGTCGCGACGCCCAACGGCCTCCACTACGAGCAGACCTCCGCCGCCCTCGACCGGGACCTGCACGTCCTCTGCGAGAAACCGCTCGCGACCGACGTCGAGGACGCCTACGAAATCACGGAACGGGCGGAGTCCTCCGACCGGGTCGTGATGGTCGGCTACCAGCGTCACTTCAACCCCGCCTACCGGGAGGCCCGCGAGGAGTGGGCGCTCGGGAAGCGGACGCCGCGGTTCGTCACCGGCGAGATAACGCACGACTGGCGCTCCTACTACGAGGAGATGTCCGACTGGCGGATGGACCCCGACCTGAGCGGCGGCGGTCACCTCCTGAACGTGGGGACGCACGTGATAGACGCCATTCTCTGGACGACCGACCTCACGCCGACGCACGTTAACGCCTACGTCGACTTTCACGACGACGAGGAAGTGTTCGACCGACAGTCCTCCATCATCGTCGAGACCGCCGAAGATACGGTGGTGAACGTCTCCGACACGGGCGTCGTCGCCCGGACCCGCGAGCACGTCCACGTCTGGGACGAAGAGGGCGCGGTGTACCTCGAAGGCCACGAGTGGGACGACCGGACGGGGTACGTCATTGACGGCGACGGCACCGAACACCACCCGTATCGAGGCTACGACCGACGGCTGAGCAAGGGCACCGCGTTCCTCGACGCCATCGAGACGGGCGAGGAACCGCCAGCCACCGCCCGCGACGGACTCAAGGCGGTGCTCGTGACGATGGCCGCCTACGAGTCCGGTCGCCGGAACGAACGCGTCGCGCTCTCGGACCTGTACCCCTTCGCCGACGACGTCTTCGAGTAG
- a CDS encoding L-rhamnose mutarotase — protein sequence MERIAFHLRIEDGRGEEYREKHENVSEALESAYLDSDAGLETYSVFEKGGHVFGYMEVEDPEAIREVMAESDAQADWDEVMDGILMEEDDQWMDEVYRMT from the coding sequence ATGGAGCGAATAGCGTTCCACCTCCGAATCGAGGACGGACGGGGCGAGGAGTACCGAGAGAAGCACGAGAACGTGTCCGAGGCGTTGGAGTCGGCGTACCTCGACTCCGACGCCGGATTGGAGACGTACAGCGTGTTCGAGAAGGGCGGACACGTCTTCGGCTACATGGAGGTCGAAGACCCCGAAGCCATCCGCGAGGTGATGGCCGAGAGCGACGCGCAGGCCGACTGGGACGAGGTGATGGACGGAATCCTGATGGAGGAGGACGACCAGTGGATGGACGAAGTCTACCGGATGACGTGA
- a CDS encoding LUD domain-containing protein, protein MSKADDLRRLMRTEGATVAENTRAFNEGRYRSVADLEDYEDLKDEARAIKEDAIARLPDLIDELRETVEANGGTVYVADDAADANEYVRSVVADRGAERAVKSKSMTTEELDLNDALEADGVDVVETDLGEWVLQLAEEAPSHIVAPAIHKSRDAIAELFEERFDPDEPLETAEDLTYFAREKLGEQITDAEVGITGANFLTADTGTMALVTSEGNARKTVAATDTQITVAGVEKVIPTVEDLHPFIELIGRSGTGQDITSYVSLLTPPVDTPVVDFDDETTPLSEFDADREFHLVLVDNGRMAMREDDQLRETLYCIRCSACSNSCANFQSVGGHAFGGETYSGGIATGWEAGIEGLDTAAEFNDLCTGCTRCVNACPVKIDIPWINTVVRDRVNRGVDGELDWLVDGLTPDEEDDGAPLQKRFFGNFETAAKLGSATAPVSNWLADTELSRWALEKAFGIDPRRDLPEFERETLVEWFENRGGQAASERRAAEARAGRESSGRDADRSAVVYPDLYTNHVQVDRGKAAVRALETLGVDVVVPSVASSGRAPFSQGMVATAADHAEQVTETLAPYVADGRDVVVVEPSDHAMFAREYERLVSEEAFASLSEHSYEVLEYVYGLLENGADPGSLSAGDGEEIAYHSHCQQRTLGGETYTVAVLESLGYDVVTSEAECCGMAGSFGYKSDYYELSMDVGDRLRDELEADGVRDRRVVASGTSCLEQIDSLLTRKPRHPVELLVE, encoded by the coding sequence ATGTCGAAAGCCGACGACCTGCGCCGACTGATGCGGACCGAGGGCGCCACGGTGGCGGAGAACACCCGCGCCTTCAACGAGGGGCGGTATCGGTCGGTCGCCGATTTGGAGGATTACGAGGACCTCAAAGACGAGGCCCGGGCCATCAAGGAGGACGCCATCGCGCGCCTCCCGGACTTGATCGACGAACTGCGCGAGACCGTCGAGGCGAACGGCGGGACGGTGTACGTCGCAGACGACGCCGCGGACGCCAACGAGTACGTCCGTTCGGTCGTCGCCGACCGAGGGGCCGAGCGCGCGGTCAAGTCGAAGTCGATGACGACCGAGGAACTGGACCTGAACGACGCGCTCGAAGCCGACGGCGTCGACGTGGTCGAGACGGACCTCGGCGAGTGGGTACTCCAACTCGCCGAGGAGGCGCCCTCGCACATCGTCGCGCCCGCCATCCACAAATCGCGCGACGCCATCGCCGAGTTGTTCGAGGAGCGGTTCGACCCCGACGAACCGCTGGAGACGGCCGAGGACCTCACCTACTTCGCGCGCGAGAAGTTGGGCGAGCAGATAACCGACGCGGAGGTGGGCATCACCGGCGCGAACTTCCTCACCGCCGACACGGGGACGATGGCGCTGGTGACCAGCGAAGGGAACGCCCGTAAGACCGTCGCCGCGACGGACACCCAGATTACGGTCGCCGGCGTCGAGAAGGTGATTCCGACCGTCGAGGACCTGCACCCGTTTATCGAACTCATCGGTCGCTCCGGCACCGGGCAGGATATCACCTCCTACGTCTCGCTCCTGACGCCGCCCGTCGACACACCCGTCGTGGACTTCGACGACGAGACGACGCCGCTCTCCGAGTTCGACGCCGACCGCGAGTTCCACCTCGTCTTGGTCGACAACGGTCGGATGGCGATGCGCGAGGACGACCAACTCAGGGAGACGCTGTACTGCATCCGGTGTTCGGCGTGTTCGAACTCCTGTGCGAACTTCCAGAGCGTCGGCGGGCACGCCTTCGGCGGCGAGACGTACTCCGGCGGCATCGCCACCGGGTGGGAGGCCGGCATCGAGGGACTCGACACCGCCGCCGAGTTCAACGACCTCTGCACCGGGTGTACGCGCTGTGTGAACGCCTGTCCGGTGAAGATAGATATCCCGTGGATAAACACCGTCGTCCGCGACAGGGTGAATCGCGGCGTGGACGGCGAACTCGATTGGCTGGTCGACGGGCTGACCCCCGACGAGGAGGACGACGGAGCACCGCTACAGAAGCGGTTCTTCGGCAACTTCGAGACGGCGGCGAAACTCGGAAGCGCGACGGCACCCGTCTCGAACTGGCTGGCCGACACCGAACTCTCCCGGTGGGCCTTAGAGAAGGCGTTCGGCATCGACCCGCGCCGCGACCTACCGGAGTTCGAGCGTGAGACGCTGGTGGAGTGGTTCGAGAACCGGGGCGGCCAGGCGGCCTCGGAGCGGCGAGCGGCGGAGGCGCGGGCGGGGCGGGAGTCGAGTGGTCGAGACGCCGACCGCAGCGCCGTCGTCTACCCGGACCTCTACACGAACCACGTGCAGGTCGACCGCGGGAAGGCGGCCGTGCGGGCGCTGGAAACGCTCGGCGTCGACGTGGTCGTCCCGTCCGTCGCCTCCAGCGGCCGCGCCCCGTTCTCGCAGGGGATGGTCGCCACCGCGGCGGACCACGCCGAACAGGTCACCGAGACGCTCGCGCCCTACGTTGCGGACGGCCGCGACGTCGTCGTCGTCGAACCCTCGGACCACGCGATGTTCGCGCGCGAGTACGAGCGACTCGTGAGCGAGGAGGCCTTCGCGTCGCTCTCGGAGCACAGTTACGAGGTGCTGGAGTACGTCTACGGCCTGCTGGAGAACGGCGCGGACCCCGGGTCGCTCTCCGCCGGAGACGGGGAGGAAATCGCCTACCACAGCCACTGTCAGCAGCGGACGCTCGGCGGCGAGACGTACACCGTCGCGGTGCTCGAATCGCTCGGGTACGACGTGGTCACCTCCGAAGCCGAGTGCTGCGGGATGGCGGGGAGTTTCGGCTACAAGTCCGACTACTACGAACTCAGCATGGACGTCGGCGACCGCCTCAGAGACGAGTTGGAGGCCGACGGGGTCCGCGATAGGCGGGTGGTCGCCAGCGGCACCTCCTGTCTGGAGCAGATCGACTCGCTCCTGACGCGAAAGCCGCGGCACCCGGTCGAACTGCTCGTCGAGTGA
- a CDS encoding dihydrodipicolinate synthase family protein: protein MPLSESGVREHLRGVAAGLLTPFDDELVIEHEKIEENANTLYDAGIRTFLAAANISEYHSLSQTERIAVTETAVDALPSDACILAGVGGSTSDAQELVRAYDRVGADAMMIMPPDHSYIHERGLIRYYEKLDAESEAPLVPYVKGFDPSVGYLRDLAGVDGVVGVKYAIEDAVKLGAAASSTPEDVVWVDGLAEPFAVSFWNEGIEGFSAGVSNFRPEVGLELFDALTDGDWDRARRIRNICLPYQDFRDESGEDNTLQGAISISAVKKGLELAGMHGGPVREPIQPLSPTDERRAEELYAQLDDDIARILD from the coding sequence ATGCCACTTTCCGAGAGCGGTGTGCGCGAGCACCTGCGTGGCGTCGCTGCCGGTCTCCTCACTCCGTTCGACGACGAACTCGTCATCGAGCACGAGAAGATAGAGGAGAACGCGAATACGCTCTACGACGCGGGGATACGAACGTTCCTCGCGGCGGCGAACATCAGCGAGTACCACTCGCTGTCGCAGACGGAGCGAATCGCGGTGACGGAGACGGCGGTCGACGCCCTCCCGTCGGACGCCTGCATCCTCGCGGGCGTCGGCGGGAGCACGTCCGACGCACAGGAACTCGTCCGAGCGTACGACCGAGTCGGCGCCGACGCGATGATGATCATGCCCCCGGACCACTCCTACATCCACGAACGGGGTCTCATCCGGTACTACGAGAAACTCGACGCCGAGTCGGAGGCGCCGTTGGTCCCCTACGTGAAGGGGTTCGACCCGTCCGTCGGCTACCTCCGCGACCTTGCGGGCGTCGACGGCGTCGTCGGCGTGAAGTACGCCATCGAGGACGCGGTCAAACTCGGCGCGGCGGCCAGTTCCACCCCCGAAGACGTCGTGTGGGTCGACGGACTCGCCGAACCGTTCGCCGTCTCGTTCTGGAACGAGGGTATCGAGGGATTCTCCGCGGGCGTTAGCAACTTCCGCCCCGAGGTCGGACTCGAACTGTTCGACGCCCTTACCGATGGGGACTGGGACCGCGCGCGCCGCATCCGTAACATCTGTCTCCCCTATCAGGACTTCCGCGACGAGTCGGGCGAGGACAACACCCTGCAGGGGGCGATAAGCATCTCGGCGGTCAAGAAAGGACTCGAACTCGCCGGCATGCACGGCGGCCCGGTCAGAGAACCGATTCAACCGCTCTCGCCCACCGACGAACGCCGCGCCGAAGAACTGTACGCGCAACTCGACGACGACATCGCGCGCATCCTCGACTGA
- a CDS encoding pectinesterase family protein yields the protein MMTLLKRAVARLGILLVVLLAVPRAGGGDDYDCVVDAGGDGDYRRIQVAIDDAKSFPRERVTIFVRDGVYDEKVSVHAWNPSVSLVGESREGTVITHDDHFERVDRGRNSTFFTYTLRARGNDFHLENVTVENAAGPVGQAVALHVESDRATFENCRFLGNQDTVYAAGEGSRQYFRDCYVEGTTDFVFGGATAVFEDCRIHSKDDSYVTAASTPERVPFGFVFSDCALTADPEVTDVYLGRPWRDHARTAFVRCHMGAHVRPEGWHNWSRPDVEETVRYAEYDSGGPGGARADRVPWSTELTAAEAEDYAPENVLAGRGDRRPATAWYRRGRNGSADGV from the coding sequence CTGATGACACTTTTGAAACGCGCGGTCGCGCGGTTGGGTATCCTGCTCGTCGTCCTCTTGGCGGTTCCGAGGGCCGGCGGTGGAGACGACTACGACTGCGTCGTGGACGCCGGCGGGGACGGGGACTACAGACGGATTCAGGTCGCCATCGACGACGCGAAGTCGTTCCCTCGGGAGCGGGTCACGATTTTCGTCAGGGACGGCGTGTACGACGAGAAAGTGTCGGTTCACGCGTGGAACCCGAGCGTCTCGCTGGTCGGTGAGAGCAGAGAAGGAACGGTCATCACGCACGACGACCACTTCGAGCGGGTCGACCGGGGTCGGAACAGCACATTCTTCACGTACACGCTGCGGGCGCGCGGGAACGACTTTCACCTCGAGAACGTGACCGTGGAGAACGCCGCCGGTCCCGTCGGCCAAGCGGTCGCACTCCACGTCGAGAGCGACCGAGCCACGTTCGAGAACTGCCGGTTTCTGGGGAATCAGGATACCGTGTACGCCGCCGGCGAGGGGTCTCGCCAGTATTTCCGGGACTGCTACGTCGAGGGGACGACGGATTTCGTCTTCGGGGGGGCTACCGCCGTCTTCGAGGACTGTCGAATCCACTCGAAGGACGATTCCTACGTCACGGCGGCGTCGACGCCCGAACGAGTCCCCTTCGGGTTCGTCTTCTCGGACTGCGCGCTGACCGCGGACCCGGAGGTCACCGACGTGTATCTGGGACGGCCGTGGCGCGACCACGCCCGGACCGCGTTCGTCCGGTGTCACATGGGTGCGCACGTTCGTCCCGAAGGGTGGCACAACTGGTCGCGGCCGGACGTCGAGGAGACGGTGCGCTACGCCGAGTACGACAGCGGGGGGCCGGGCGGTGCGCGGGCGGACCGGGTCCCCTGGTCGACCGAACTGACCGCGGCGGAGGCCGAAGACTACGCGCCCGAGAACGTCCTCGCCGGGCGCGGCGACCGACGACCCGCGACGGCGTGGTATCGGCGCGGCCGGAACGGTTCGGCGGACGGAGTCTGA
- a CDS encoding IclR family transcriptional regulator: protein MSTPAEETGRRIRGVKIAFSIVDLLQDENKRTLTDISEELGHSKSTVHSHLKTLVDEEILVSEEDGYRLSLRILDMAKHVRDQVGNYDVIEKEVDELAAETGEIAHFGIEEYGRVSYLCKARGSRAVETASRVGTHQPMYSTSLGKTILAHLPEERQAEIIEQSSFEQHTPNTLSNPEELYAELEATLERGYGIDDEENIQGLRCVAAPVKDGQSVLGAISISGPTSRFTEERLHGELSEHVCRAANVIELNTKFS, encoded by the coding sequence ATGAGCACACCGGCGGAGGAAACGGGGCGGCGGATTCGGGGCGTAAAGATAGCGTTCTCCATCGTCGACCTTCTGCAGGACGAGAACAAGCGGACGCTGACCGATATCTCCGAGGAACTCGGCCACTCGAAGAGCACGGTGCACAGCCACCTGAAGACGCTGGTCGACGAGGAGATACTGGTGTCCGAGGAGGACGGCTACCGCCTGAGTCTCCGCATCCTCGACATGGCCAAGCACGTCCGCGACCAGGTCGGTAACTACGACGTCATCGAAAAGGAGGTCGACGAACTGGCCGCGGAGACGGGCGAGATAGCCCACTTCGGCATCGAGGAGTACGGGCGCGTCTCGTACCTCTGCAAAGCGAGGGGCTCCAGGGCAGTCGAGACGGCCTCCCGCGTCGGAACCCACCAGCCCATGTACTCCACGTCGCTCGGCAAGACCATCCTCGCGCACCTCCCCGAGGAGCGACAGGCCGAGATAATCGAGCAGTCCAGCTTCGAACAGCACACGCCGAACACGCTCTCGAACCCCGAGGAACTGTACGCGGAGTTGGAGGCCACGCTCGAACGCGGGTACGGCATCGACGACGAGGAGAACATCCAGGGACTCCGCTGCGTCGCCGCGCCGGTGAAGGACGGGCAGTCGGTGCTCGGCGCCATCAGCATCTCCGGTCCCACGAGCCGGTTCACGGAGGAGCGTCTCCACGGCGAACTCTCCGAACACGTCTGCCGCGCGGCGAACGTCATCGAACTCAACACCAAGTTCTCCTAG
- the rhcC gene encoding L-rhamnono-1,4-lactonase: MLDSHTHAWGHASEAHPWTNGPLLDVLDGFDVHTVFTADRLLSDMDRHGVDEAVVVGYPICEWTDNWYTLEAAAEHDRLHGIVMLDPFADDAAEQLRRCMDTEGVLGFRLGAACPSDRMWETFDPSVTWLRDAVEETEFWEAAVETDAAVQILCDHAQLDQALELVETYPDLSYLFDHFAHAGPETPTDEGTFTRFADLAEFDSVAVKVSEIPHMSETTFPYEDMHDHVRWFLDTFGRERVVWGSDYPNVSDVASYAETFNWLRHVDSLSEADREWLTEKSFRRHVGLD; encoded by the coding sequence ATGCTCGACTCTCATACGCACGCCTGGGGTCACGCGAGCGAGGCGCATCCGTGGACGAACGGGCCGTTACTGGACGTGCTGGACGGTTTCGACGTGCACACCGTCTTCACGGCCGACCGACTGCTCTCCGACATGGACCGGCACGGTGTCGACGAGGCGGTGGTCGTCGGCTACCCCATCTGCGAGTGGACGGACAACTGGTACACCCTCGAAGCCGCCGCGGAGCACGACCGACTGCACGGCATCGTGATGCTCGACCCGTTCGCCGACGACGCGGCCGAGCAACTGCGCCGCTGCATGGACACCGAAGGAGTTCTCGGCTTCCGACTCGGCGCCGCCTGCCCGTCCGACCGGATGTGGGAGACGTTCGACCCGAGCGTGACGTGGCTCCGAGACGCCGTCGAGGAAACCGAGTTCTGGGAGGCGGCCGTCGAGACGGACGCGGCGGTTCAGATACTCTGCGACCACGCACAACTGGACCAGGCGCTCGAACTCGTCGAGACGTACCCCGACCTCTCGTACCTGTTCGACCACTTCGCGCACGCCGGGCCGGAGACGCCGACCGACGAGGGAACGTTCACGCGATTTGCCGACCTCGCCGAGTTCGACTCCGTCGCGGTGAAGGTCTCGGAGATTCCGCACATGTCGGAGACGACGTTCCCCTACGAGGACATGCACGACCACGTTCGGTGGTTCCTCGACACGTTCGGCCGCGAACGCGTCGTCTGGGGGTCGGACTACCCGAACGTCAGCGACGTGGCCTCCTACGCGGAGACGTTCAACTGGCTCCGGCACGTGGATTCGCTGTCGGAGGCGGACAGGGAGTGGCTGACGGAAAAATCGTTCAGACGGCACGTCGGACTCGACTGA
- the rhcE gene encoding 2-keto-3-deoxy-L-rhamnonate dehydrogenase (part of the rhamnose catabolism pathway): MKAIVQTGPRSVETQERDAPSPAADELLVKVHTAGLCGSDAHAYKYDGGYEWIPIPRVMGHEYSGEVVEIGTDVEGFVEGQKVVEEPIHDCGHCFQCKNGQPNVCQNFSITGMHRDGAYTEYVTVAPEHVHAVPDAVPLDHAAITEPTSIATRAVLTRSNATPGDNVLVEGPGPIGVLVAAVADSLGANVVVSGLEQDTRYRLPLVEELGIETVNVQSETGIDDYVDSLTDGVGFDVVFDATGHHTGVGTATEVTRKGGQVVVVGIPNDTSEVSLTPVVRGEISVDTSYGSTWTNFEQALRLMERGEIAVDKILDTSYSVDDPASAFEAFLGSETCKPVFQFDY; encoded by the coding sequence ATGAAAGCAATCGTTCAAACTGGGCCCCGTTCCGTGGAGACACAGGAGCGAGACGCCCCCTCTCCGGCGGCAGACGAACTGCTCGTGAAAGTACACACGGCCGGCCTCTGCGGCAGCGACGCGCACGCGTACAAGTACGACGGCGGGTACGAGTGGATTCCCATCCCGCGGGTGATGGGCCACGAGTACTCCGGCGAAGTCGTCGAAATCGGGACGGACGTCGAGGGATTCGTCGAGGGTCAGAAAGTCGTCGAGGAACCGATACACGACTGCGGACACTGCTTCCAGTGTAAGAACGGACAGCCGAACGTCTGTCAGAACTTCTCCATCACGGGGATGCACCGCGATGGCGCCTACACCGAGTACGTCACCGTGGCGCCCGAACACGTCCACGCCGTCCCCGACGCCGTACCGCTCGACCACGCGGCCATCACCGAACCGACGAGCATCGCCACGCGCGCCGTCCTCACGCGGTCGAATGCGACGCCCGGCGACAACGTCCTCGTGGAGGGGCCGGGACCCATCGGCGTCCTCGTCGCCGCCGTCGCGGACTCCCTCGGCGCGAACGTCGTCGTCTCGGGACTCGAACAGGACACGAGATATCGACTTCCGCTCGTCGAGGAGTTGGGTATCGAGACGGTGAACGTGCAGTCCGAGACGGGCATCGACGACTACGTCGACTCGCTCACCGACGGCGTCGGGTTCGACGTGGTGTTCGACGCGACGGGCCACCACACGGGCGTCGGAACGGCCACCGAAGTCACCCGGAAGGGCGGACAGGTCGTCGTCGTCGGCATCCCCAATGACACGAGCGAGGTCAGTCTCACTCCCGTCGTCCGCGGCGAGATATCCGTCGACACCTCCTACGGGTCGACATGGACGAACTTCGAGCAGGCGCTCCGCCTGATGGAACGCGGCGAGATAGCCGTCGACAAGATACTCGACACCTCCTACAGCGTCGACGACCCGGCGTCCGCCTTCGAGGCGTTCCTCGGGTCCGAGACCTGTAAGCCGGTGTTCCAGTTCGACTACTGA
- a CDS encoding LUD domain-containing protein, whose protein sequence is MSAATLSRFESALKELDVTVSRVGREEFRAHVEEVVRPHAVGVDLTETFDDPALSLEETSVEVDPAPATLREAKTGVTGATLGIADYGSVVLTATDRASELASLFVERHVAVIRAEDVEADMASAVDALGIQLRETGGSAVIATGPSSTADMGALVKGAHGPREVHVVVVEEK, encoded by the coding sequence ATGTCCGCAGCCACGCTTTCGCGGTTCGAGTCCGCGCTGAAGGAGTTGGACGTGACCGTGAGTCGCGTCGGGAGGGAGGAGTTTCGAGCGCACGTTGAGGAAGTCGTGCGACCGCACGCCGTCGGCGTCGACCTGACGGAGACGTTCGACGACCCGGCGCTGTCGCTCGAAGAGACGTCCGTCGAAGTCGACCCCGCGCCCGCGACGCTCCGGGAGGCGAAGACGGGCGTGACGGGCGCGACGCTCGGTATCGCCGACTACGGGTCCGTCGTGCTCACCGCCACCGACCGCGCGAGCGAACTGGCGAGCCTGTTCGTCGAGCGCCACGTCGCCGTGATTCGCGCCGAGGACGTCGAGGCGGACATGGCGTCGGCCGTCGACGCGCTGGGAATCCAGCTTCGCGAGACGGGCGGGAGCGCGGTCATCGCCACCGGGCCGAGTTCGACGGCGGATATGGGCGCGTTGGTGAAGGGAGCGCACGGCCCCCGCGAGGTTCACGTCGTCGTCGTGGAGGAGAAGTGA